A section of the Deltaproteobacteria bacterium genome encodes:
- the ruvA gene encoding Holliday junction branch migration protein RuvA → MSLTLVGITPVRLSDERKSMIASLEGVLAAKFTDHIVVNVQGVGYRVWVSLETLCKLPEQESRVFLNVVTQVRNDAIHLFGFHSLLEKELFLHLIAVSGIGPKIALNILSRIPQDELRSAIHSRDVTRLRAIPGVGKKTAERIVVELAERIGKCISIPLEPPRAISADRIAEDVISALTNLGYKRGSVEKRVREVVHALGDRPGVEEAIRQVLQSIDRSG, encoded by the coding sequence ATGTCACTTACTCTCGTCGGGATCACCCCTGTCCGGCTATCGGACGAACGCAAGAGTATGATCGCTTCCCTGGAAGGCGTACTGGCGGCCAAGTTTACCGATCACATCGTTGTGAACGTGCAAGGTGTGGGATACCGGGTTTGGGTTTCTCTCGAAACGCTGTGCAAACTTCCCGAACAGGAATCCCGAGTGTTTCTGAACGTGGTCACTCAAGTTCGCAACGACGCCATCCATCTGTTCGGATTCCATTCGCTGCTCGAAAAGGAGTTGTTTCTGCATCTCATTGCGGTCAGCGGCATAGGACCCAAGATCGCGTTGAACATCCTTTCCAGAATTCCCCAGGATGAGCTTCGATCCGCCATTCACAGCCGTGATGTAACCCGGCTTAGAGCCATTCCAGGCGTTGGAAAGAAGACTGCGGAGAGGATCGTCGTCGAGCTTGCCGAAAGAATTGGAAAGTGCATATCCATACCCTTGGAACCCCCGCGAGCGATTTCCGCGGACCGGATCGCGGAAGACGTCATTTCCGCTCTGACGAACCTGGGATATAAGCGGGGCAGTGTGGAAAAGCGCGTCCGTGAGGTCGTTCATGCGTTGGGCGACCGCCCCGGTGTGGAGGAGGCTATCCGACAAGTCCTTCAATCCATTGATCGATCAGGTTGA
- a CDS encoding Jag N-terminal domain-containing protein: MVEALEFEGKNTEEAIYKACKHFDTTPEKLDIQILSTGSTGIFGLVGGRKAKIRAFFKEQPPEEPLVDLTDLEQEIRGEQLTELPEPEVAEAAAPEEVKEEVKQEVRREAPPAVEPLVTAEVEATEEPREEKAAEEEELDLETEDELEEEPRPAASLEDVQQALEIAKEHLAKMIELSGMNAKVEGEVSENRVVINVVGESSGLLIGKKGKTLDAIQYILSKMVSKKLGKRAYVVVDSEDYRGRRKKSLAEMAIRLGEKAKKVGKPITISPMNAHDRRVVHLALQSDKQLKTRSKGEGLLKRIVILPQRISRGRGQKRS; encoded by the coding sequence ATGGTGGAAGCATTAGAATTCGAGGGAAAGAACACAGAGGAGGCCATTTACAAAGCATGCAAACATTTTGATACGACACCCGAAAAACTGGACATCCAGATTCTCTCGACCGGGTCTACTGGCATTTTCGGCCTTGTAGGAGGCAGGAAGGCCAAGATCAGAGCCTTCTTTAAGGAGCAGCCTCCGGAGGAACCCCTCGTTGACCTTACTGACCTCGAACAGGAGATTCGAGGGGAACAGTTGACCGAGCTTCCGGAGCCTGAAGTGGCTGAAGCGGCCGCGCCCGAGGAGGTTAAGGAGGAGGTTAAGCAGGAGGTTAGGAGGGAGGCTCCCCCTGCCGTCGAACCGTTGGTAACGGCTGAAGTCGAAGCCACCGAGGAGCCTCGGGAAGAGAAAGCGGCCGAGGAAGAAGAGTTGGATCTGGAGACCGAAGACGAACTCGAAGAAGAGCCTCGACCTGCCGCTTCCCTGGAGGATGTTCAGCAGGCGCTGGAAATCGCCAAAGAACACCTTGCCAAGATGATCGAGCTGTCGGGTATGAACGCCAAGGTCGAAGGTGAAGTATCGGAAAACCGTGTTGTCATCAATGTGGTAGGAGAATCGTCCGGACTGCTGATCGGCAAGAAAGGCAAGACCCTCGACGCCATACAGTACATTTTGAGCAAAATGGTCAGCAAGAAGTTGGGCAAAAGAGCCTATGTCGTAGTGGATTCAGAGGACTATAGGGGACGGAGGAAGAAGTCTCTCGCCGAGATGGCCATCCGTTTAGGAGAAAAAGCGAAGAAAGTGGGGAAACCCATCACCATAAGCCCGATGAATGCGCACGATCGCAGAGTCGTTCATCTCGCCCTCCAGAGTGACAAGCAGCTGAAAACCAGGAGTAAAGGCGAGGGACTGCTCAAGCGCATCGTCATACTACCGCAGCGTATCTCCAGAGGGAGAGGTCAGAAGCGGTCGTGA
- a CDS encoding PAS domain S-box protein has product MKFPKQRFFVSALSIATATFLLLAILSISTIRNLNRERDLVEQLLQTQGKVVIEGLQAGTRAHMMGMGWSGIRTQSLIEEVAKESHLTFIALVDREGVIRFHSDEKLVGKPFPHWDRVASQFEAQNATAYYPDENTLAVYKRFSPLKSGFPGSGRGMGMMGFQAESPPMMILVGLDLTSYNQARREDIWHALFMGVVLFLVGCGAFLVIFFIQNTYLIHRAFEQVQAFHALILRSMPNSLIALDGADRVVTINPSTETLFGYDLRAFHNSGLELIFHERAEHLLEELKEKGRILGDEESAANRDGGMVPVSVFGSLVTGPDDSPMGTVLLIQDLREIKELRERTARSERLAAVGSLAAGVAHEIRNPLSSIRGFAQLFMKKFSPEAREYEYARVMVTEVERLNRVISALLDFARPKKPVIRSVDVKELLDHALQVVRDDLGRKQIKVENRCENGTIVRADPDQLIQVLLNLYLNAVDAMDTGGLLRVEAEANDDTVEIRIADNGQGMDPETLKQIFNPFFTTKDRGMGLGLAVAHRIMEDHGGSLSAWSSPGRGSTFFIRLPVSRE; this is encoded by the coding sequence ATGAAGTTTCCAAAACAGCGGTTCTTTGTATCCGCCCTGTCCATAGCTACAGCCACTTTCCTGTTACTGGCCATCCTGTCCATTTCCACCATTCGAAACCTCAATAGGGAACGAGACCTGGTCGAACAGCTCCTCCAGACCCAGGGAAAAGTGGTCATAGAGGGACTTCAGGCCGGAACACGCGCTCATATGATGGGGATGGGGTGGAGTGGGATCCGGACTCAGAGCCTTATAGAAGAGGTGGCGAAAGAGTCCCATTTGACATTCATAGCCCTGGTGGACCGAGAGGGCGTCATCCGCTTTCACAGCGATGAGAAACTTGTAGGGAAGCCATTTCCCCACTGGGATCGGGTTGCATCCCAATTCGAGGCTCAGAACGCGACCGCGTATTATCCGGATGAGAACACCCTGGCGGTCTATAAACGGTTCTCCCCTTTGAAGTCCGGCTTCCCGGGTTCCGGCCGGGGCATGGGCATGATGGGGTTCCAGGCGGAGTCGCCGCCCATGATGATCCTGGTAGGCCTGGACCTTACTTCTTACAACCAGGCGCGCCGAGAGGACATTTGGCATGCGCTCTTCATGGGGGTTGTGCTCTTCCTGGTAGGTTGCGGGGCGTTTCTGGTGATCTTCTTCATTCAGAACACGTATCTCATTCACCGCGCCTTCGAGCAGGTGCAGGCCTTTCACGCCCTGATACTACGATCCATGCCGAACAGTCTGATCGCTCTCGATGGAGCGGATCGGGTGGTCACGATCAATCCCTCGACCGAAACACTGTTCGGGTACGATCTTCGGGCGTTTCATAACTCCGGACTCGAGTTGATCTTTCATGAGCGCGCCGAACATCTCCTTGAGGAGTTGAAAGAAAAGGGTCGGATCCTGGGGGATGAGGAATCGGCTGCAAACCGCGATGGAGGGATGGTGCCGGTTTCGGTCTTCGGATCCCTCGTTACCGGTCCCGACGACTCACCTATGGGGACCGTGCTGCTGATTCAAGATCTGAGAGAGATTAAAGAGCTGAGGGAAAGGACCGCTCGAAGCGAGCGGCTGGCCGCTGTTGGCAGCCTTGCGGCCGGCGTGGCGCACGAAATACGAAATCCGTTAAGCTCCATACGTGGTTTCGCGCAGCTCTTCATGAAGAAGTTTTCTCCGGAAGCCCGCGAATACGAGTATGCTCGTGTCATGGTGACTGAAGTGGAACGCCTCAATAGGGTCATTTCCGCGCTGTTGGACTTTGCGCGCCCAAAAAAGCCCGTTATCCGGTCCGTGGATGTCAAAGAACTGCTCGATCATGCGCTGCAGGTGGTGCGCGATGATTTGGGACGAAAGCAGATCAAGGTCGAGAACCGATGTGAGAACGGAACGATCGTTCGCGCGGACCCGGACCAACTGATCCAGGTGCTGTTGAACCTGTACCTCAACGCGGTGGACGCCATGGATACCGGCGGTCTTCTGCGTGTGGAAGCTGAGGCGAACGACGATACGGTAGAGATCCGGATCGCGGACAATGGACAAGGCATGGATCCGGAAACCCTGAAACAGATCTTCAATCCGTTCTTCACCACCAAGGACCGGGGTATGGGTCTGGGGCTGGCAGTGGCCCATCGCATCATGGAAGATCACGGAGGTTCTCTTTCGGCCTGGAGCAGTCCGGGTAGGGGCTCCACCTTTTTCATACGGTTGCCTGTGTCGCGGGAGTAA
- the mnmE gene encoding tRNA uridine-5-carboxymethylaminomethyl(34) synthesis GTPase MnmE yields the protein MSDSDSIAAVATPPGEGAIGIVRVSGDRCGYLTARLFRRSGRDQTIESHRLHYGYIVDPDTGERIDEVLLALMRAPRTYTREDVLEIQCHSGRAVLERILGLVLDNGVRPAEPGEFTKRAFLNGRLDLARAEAVIDVVKAQTREALAVSSSQLQGALSEKLEILRTHLAHLKARVEVAIDFPEDDVEILAPEEAIPILEETVLPELVRLMESFESGRLLRDGIKVVIVGRPNVGKSSLLNALLQQNRAIVTPYPGTTRDSVEEVINLSGVPMRIIDTAGLRDTDDEIERMSLETTKDRIQRADLALFVVDYSENLTPEDQSVFRQIQAKPLIVVANKQDLWNGASLDPLKRVFEDHRIVPVSALESTGLDELKKSMVEEFVRPGLEPGSQIMLTRFRHKEALERCSEHVAEAVANLKQGGGLDMLAADIGWALKALDVLTGETTPEEVLDRIFSQFCIGK from the coding sequence ATGTCGGACAGCGATAGCATTGCCGCTGTGGCCACTCCTCCGGGAGAGGGCGCGATCGGCATTGTTCGGGTGAGCGGGGACCGCTGTGGATATTTGACGGCGCGGTTGTTTCGAAGATCGGGCCGGGATCAGACCATTGAATCTCATCGCCTGCACTACGGCTACATTGTGGACCCCGACACGGGCGAGCGGATCGACGAGGTGCTGTTGGCGTTGATGCGTGCGCCTAGAACGTACACTCGTGAAGATGTCCTGGAAATCCAGTGCCACAGCGGAAGAGCTGTTTTGGAGCGCATTCTCGGGTTGGTGCTCGACAACGGAGTGCGTCCCGCCGAACCTGGAGAATTCACAAAACGGGCTTTTCTGAACGGTCGATTGGACTTGGCTCGCGCCGAGGCCGTTATAGACGTTGTGAAAGCCCAGACACGGGAAGCGCTGGCCGTGTCCTCGAGCCAGTTGCAGGGAGCGCTTTCCGAGAAACTCGAGATTCTTCGTACTCATCTGGCCCACTTGAAAGCTCGAGTGGAAGTGGCCATCGATTTTCCGGAAGACGATGTGGAAATCCTGGCTCCGGAAGAGGCGATTCCCATTCTCGAGGAAACGGTGCTCCCGGAACTGGTCCGGTTGATGGAATCTTTTGAATCCGGACGCCTGCTCAGGGACGGAATCAAGGTTGTTATTGTGGGGCGTCCCAATGTGGGCAAGTCCAGCCTCCTGAACGCTCTGCTCCAGCAGAACCGGGCCATCGTTACACCCTATCCGGGCACCACCCGTGATTCCGTCGAGGAAGTGATCAACCTGAGCGGCGTTCCAATGCGTATCATCGATACGGCTGGGCTAAGAGATACGGATGATGAAATCGAGCGAATGAGTCTCGAAACCACGAAGGATCGCATTCAACGGGCGGATTTGGCGCTTTTCGTTGTGGACTATTCAGAGAACCTGACGCCCGAAGATCAATCCGTATTTCGGCAGATCCAAGCGAAGCCTCTAATTGTAGTAGCCAACAAGCAGGATTTATGGAACGGTGCATCTCTGGATCCCTTGAAGCGCGTGTTTGAGGATCATCGGATTGTGCCGGTTTCAGCGTTGGAAAGTACGGGCCTGGACGAACTCAAGAAGAGTATGGTGGAGGAGTTCGTCCGTCCCGGACTCGAGCCCGGATCACAAATCATGTTGACGCGATTCCGGCACAAGGAGGCCCTTGAACGATGCTCGGAACACGTGGCTGAGGCGGTTGCCAATCTTAAGCAGGGCGGAGGTCTGGATATGCTGGCCGCCGATATCGGATGGGCGCTGAAAGCACTCGATGTGCTCACAGGAGAGACCACCCCCGAAGAGGTGTTAGATCGGATTTTCAGCCAGTTCTGCATCGGAAAATAG
- a CDS encoding YebC/PmpR family DNA-binding transcriptional regulator, with the protein MSGHSKWSTIKHKKGAADAKRGKIFTKLIKELTVAARVGGGDPDGNPRLRAAIAGAKGQNMPKDNIERAIKKGTGELEGVNYEEVTLEGYGPSGVAVLVESLTDNRNRTVAEVRHTFAKYGRSLGEAGSVAWIFHQKGLIAVNQDAADEDKLMEVALEAGAEDVRREDQQFEVVTAPEELETVKESIEKAGIPVETAEITMLPQTTISLDRDHAVKMLKLMDVLEDNDDVQNVYANFDISDEIMESIE; encoded by the coding sequence ATGTCCGGTCATTCAAAATGGAGCACGATAAAGCACAAAAAAGGCGCCGCCGACGCCAAGCGAGGCAAAATCTTTACCAAATTAATCAAGGAGCTTACGGTCGCTGCTCGAGTAGGGGGAGGAGACCCCGATGGGAACCCTCGATTGCGAGCGGCCATTGCCGGAGCCAAAGGGCAAAACATGCCCAAAGACAACATCGAACGGGCTATCAAAAAGGGAACGGGTGAGCTGGAAGGAGTCAATTACGAAGAAGTAACACTCGAGGGGTATGGGCCCAGCGGAGTAGCGGTACTGGTGGAAAGCCTGACGGACAACCGGAATCGGACCGTTGCCGAAGTTCGCCACACATTCGCGAAGTACGGCCGGAGTCTGGGGGAAGCCGGTTCCGTGGCGTGGATTTTCCATCAGAAAGGGCTCATCGCCGTCAATCAGGACGCTGCGGACGAAGACAAACTGATGGAGGTGGCTCTCGAGGCCGGGGCGGAAGACGTGCGCCGGGAAGATCAACAGTTCGAAGTGGTCACCGCGCCGGAAGAACTTGAAACCGTGAAAGAATCTATTGAAAAAGCGGGCATTCCCGTCGAGACGGCGGAAATCACCATGTTGCCGCAGACCACGATTTCGCTGGACCGGGACCATGCGGTGAAAATGTTAAAGTTGATGGACGTGCTCGAAGACAACGACGATGTACAGAACGTCTATGCCAACTTTGATATTTCGGACGAAATCATGGAGTCGATTGAGTGA
- the yidC gene encoding membrane protein insertase YidC: MEKNTLIAIVLSMAVLLAWSFLFEPEKAETPKQVVEQGEQPSATPPPSSAPQAQAPVAESGSVTPPATVSGRVPRIIEVDHPLYVAKFTEQRATIESFKLRLFTETVDTNSPMLELCKSKDPVITLGFLNKTVPDISFALFAADQSNVDLTSKGGPQTLTFNWTSANGVQIIKRYTFHPDSYLIDMDVTLRNLSGGLLDENMEVQLNGAPFEAVPGYYNNPGILTLINNEVDAEEVSSIEKQEILSGEIHWVSYHDNYFMMAVVPDGAVRGSVRMNPAEGNQIRVDLVTPPVKLPNNMETLYGYHLYFGPRQLETLKALNLGLERAVDYGFFDIIAKPILFLLKWLHKGLKNYGLAIIIVTIFIKILFWPLTQKSYNSMKGMKALQPHINKLREEYKDDKQRLNSEMMALYKSNKVNPMGGCLPMLIQIPVFFALYRILGQSIEMRHAPFMLWINDLSAPDRLPVGFHIPYTGGLPILTLLMGLSMFIQQKMTPTPGDPTQAKMMMLLPVFFTFLFINFPSGLVLYWLVNNILSIGQQYYVNRKA, encoded by the coding sequence ATGGAAAAGAATACTCTAATAGCCATAGTGTTGTCTATGGCGGTCCTTTTGGCGTGGTCGTTTCTTTTCGAACCGGAAAAAGCGGAGACCCCAAAACAGGTCGTCGAACAGGGGGAACAGCCATCGGCCACTCCTCCTCCATCTTCTGCGCCGCAGGCGCAGGCTCCCGTTGCGGAAAGCGGATCCGTAACCCCGCCTGCTACCGTGTCCGGTCGTGTTCCCCGCATAATCGAGGTGGACCATCCTCTGTACGTGGCGAAGTTCACTGAACAACGGGCCACGATTGAGAGCTTCAAGCTCAGGCTGTTCACGGAGACAGTGGACACGAATTCTCCAATGCTGGAACTGTGCAAGTCGAAAGACCCGGTTATCACTCTGGGTTTTCTTAATAAGACGGTGCCCGACATCTCTTTTGCTCTCTTTGCGGCGGACCAATCGAATGTGGACCTTACATCAAAAGGCGGTCCTCAAACTTTGACGTTTAACTGGACCTCAGCCAATGGAGTGCAAATTATCAAGCGTTACACGTTTCATCCGGATTCTTACCTCATCGACATGGATGTGACGCTTCGAAATCTTTCCGGGGGGCTGTTGGACGAGAATATGGAGGTCCAGCTCAATGGTGCGCCTTTTGAGGCGGTCCCCGGTTATTACAACAATCCGGGGATTCTCACGTTGATCAATAACGAGGTCGATGCCGAAGAGGTTAGTTCCATAGAGAAGCAGGAAATTCTTTCCGGCGAGATTCATTGGGTCTCCTATCACGATAATTATTTCATGATGGCTGTGGTCCCTGATGGCGCCGTGCGGGGTAGCGTTCGTATGAATCCTGCCGAAGGGAACCAGATCCGCGTGGATCTGGTCACCCCTCCCGTCAAATTACCCAACAACATGGAGACCCTATATGGTTACCATCTGTATTTCGGCCCTCGTCAACTGGAAACACTCAAAGCCCTGAATCTTGGTTTGGAGCGGGCCGTCGATTACGGTTTTTTTGACATCATCGCGAAACCGATCCTGTTTTTACTTAAGTGGCTCCACAAGGGTCTCAAGAATTATGGACTGGCCATTATCATTGTCACCATTTTCATTAAGATTCTATTCTGGCCATTGACTCAGAAGAGTTACAATTCGATGAAAGGTATGAAGGCGCTTCAGCCCCACATCAACAAATTGCGGGAGGAGTACAAGGACGATAAACAACGGCTGAATAGCGAGATGATGGCTTTATACAAGTCAAATAAGGTAAATCCCATGGGGGGATGTCTTCCTATGCTGATTCAGATCCCGGTGTTCTTTGCTCTATACCGGATACTAGGCCAATCTATTGAAATGAGACACGCACCGTTTATGCTCTGGATCAACGATCTCTCCGCACCGGATCGGTTGCCCGTAGGATTCCATATTCCTTACACCGGAGGGCTTCCGATACTAACGCTTCTCATGGGGCTGTCCATGTTTATCCAGCAAAAAATGACGCCAACGCCAGGCGATCCGACACAGGCCAAGATGATGATGCTGCTTCCGGTCTTTTTTACATTTCTGTTCATCAATTTCCCATCCGGCCTGGTCCTCTACTGGTTGGTCAACAACATCTTATCCATAGGCCAACAATATTACGTCAATAGGAAGGCCTAA
- the ruvC gene encoding crossover junction endodeoxyribonuclease RuvC has product MRVLGVDPGSNATGFGVVEKVGNRMALMADGVIRQSRGQSLSVRLKRIYDELARAIEATRPEEVAVESLFFARNPQSALKLGQARGVALLAAVNAGLPVFEYSALEVKKAVVGYGRAGKDQVQLMVGTLLNSRTRRSRDAADALAIAICHLLSSGSPLSGYRTNARV; this is encoded by the coding sequence ATGCGGGTTCTGGGAGTGGATCCAGGTTCGAACGCCACCGGGTTTGGGGTGGTTGAAAAGGTCGGAAACAGAATGGCCCTGATGGCGGATGGCGTGATTCGTCAAAGCCGAGGCCAATCCCTGAGTGTGCGCCTTAAGAGAATTTACGACGAGTTGGCGCGCGCCATCGAAGCAACAAGGCCCGAAGAAGTGGCCGTCGAATCCCTCTTTTTCGCCCGGAATCCCCAGAGCGCCCTGAAACTCGGACAGGCCCGCGGGGTGGCCTTGCTGGCGGCGGTAAACGCAGGGCTTCCGGTGTTCGAGTACAGTGCTCTGGAGGTCAAGAAGGCTGTTGTGGGATATGGGCGGGCCGGCAAAGACCAGGTCCAGTTGATGGTCGGAACCCTTCTAAACAGCCGGACAAGACGATCCCGGGACGCGGCCGACGCCCTTGCGATAGCCATATGTCACTTACTCTCGTCGGGATCACCCCTGTCCGGCTATCGGACGAACGCAAGAGTATGA
- a CDS encoding RlmE family RNA methyltransferase, whose protein sequence is MIRKNRNDYYFNLAKKEGYLARSAYKLKTADLKYNLIRKGDAVLDLGCYPGSWLQYCAERVGKKGVLVGVDRKEPESLPGEVTFIQGDVHVMDLETIRQAFPEFDLVLSDLAPDTTGDRFVDGVRSYELANRALDIADALLKPGGRFFCKIFQSGEFDVFLTDVRRAYETTRVFKPPSSRKASRETFVVGINKRI, encoded by the coding sequence ATGATAAGAAAGAACAGAAACGACTACTATTTTAATTTAGCCAAGAAAGAAGGTTACTTAGCCAGATCCGCCTACAAACTGAAGACCGCTGACCTCAAATACAACCTGATCCGCAAGGGCGACGCTGTCCTTGATCTCGGATGCTATCCCGGATCCTGGCTCCAATACTGTGCGGAACGGGTCGGCAAGAAAGGCGTTCTGGTGGGAGTGGACCGGAAAGAACCGGAATCCCTTCCCGGCGAAGTGACGTTTATTCAAGGGGACGTGCATGTGATGGATCTGGAAACCATCCGGCAAGCGTTCCCTGAGTTTGACTTGGTATTGAGCGATTTGGCGCCGGACACCACGGGTGACCGGTTTGTGGACGGTGTGCGGTCGTATGAACTGGCCAATAGGGCGTTGGACATAGCGGATGCCTTGCTGAAACCGGGTGGACGGTTTTTTTGCAAGATTTTTCAGAGCGGAGAATTCGACGTGTTTTTGACGGATGTCCGTAGGGCGTATGAAACGACCCGTGTATTTAAACCTCCTTCTTCCAGGAAGGCGAGCAGGGAGACCTTTGTGGTGGGAATCAACAAACGGATTTAG
- the ruvB gene encoding Holliday junction branch migration DNA helicase RuvB: MDESRVLNPLAEPGEDRIESGLRPASLAEYVGQDALKENLEVAIDAAMRRGDALDHVLFHGHPGLGKTTLAYIISRELGVNLKTTSGPVLERAGDLAALLTNLESNDVLFIDEIHRLSHVVEEILYPAMEDFQLDIIIGQGPGARSIKIDLPPFTLVGATTRAGLLTPPLRDRFGVVLRVDFYRTEDLTTIVTRAARILEVPIDPEGAVEIARRSRGTPRVANRLLRRVRDYAQVRANGVITRKVADEALVMLEVDDRGFDKMDRRILLTIIEKYEGGPLGLDTLAAAIGEEKDTIEDVYEPFLIQMGFLKRTPRGRVATRLAYEHLKCPYPHSGQKALY; encoded by the coding sequence GTGGATGAGAGCCGAGTGTTAAATCCATTGGCCGAACCCGGTGAAGACCGGATCGAGAGTGGTTTGCGCCCGGCAAGCCTGGCGGAGTATGTGGGACAGGACGCCCTCAAAGAGAATCTCGAGGTGGCCATCGACGCGGCAATGAGGCGGGGCGACGCTCTCGATCATGTCTTGTTCCACGGTCATCCGGGGTTGGGAAAGACCACTCTGGCCTACATTATTTCCCGGGAACTGGGCGTGAATTTGAAAACCACCAGCGGACCCGTGCTCGAGCGGGCGGGTGACTTGGCCGCGCTTCTGACCAATCTGGAGTCCAACGATGTTCTGTTCATAGATGAGATTCACCGGCTGAGTCATGTAGTGGAAGAGATTCTGTATCCGGCCATGGAGGATTTTCAGCTGGATATTATCATCGGCCAGGGGCCGGGGGCCCGCTCCATCAAAATCGATTTGCCGCCTTTTACTTTGGTGGGTGCAACCACCAGAGCCGGCCTGCTGACCCCTCCGCTACGGGATCGATTTGGCGTTGTACTGCGAGTGGATTTTTACCGGACCGAGGATCTGACCACCATCGTGACGAGGGCGGCGCGCATACTCGAAGTGCCCATCGATCCCGAAGGAGCGGTCGAGATCGCTCGTCGCAGCCGGGGAACGCCCAGAGTGGCCAACCGGCTATTACGCAGGGTCCGCGATTATGCCCAGGTTCGGGCGAACGGAGTGATCACCAGAAAGGTGGCCGACGAGGCGTTGGTCATGCTCGAGGTGGATGATCGCGGGTTCGACAAAATGGATCGCCGCATCCTTTTGACGATCATCGAAAAGTACGAGGGCGGTCCGCTCGGACTGGACACCCTGGCGGCGGCCATCGGCGAAGAAAAAGATACCATCGAGGATGTCTACGAACCCTTTTTGATCCAGATGGGATTTCTGAAACGCACTCCCAGAGGAAGGGTGGCTACCCGGTTGGCTTACGAACATTTGAAATGCCCGTATCCGCACTCCGGGCAAAAGGCCCTGTATTAG
- a CDS encoding sigma-54-dependent Fis family transcriptional regulator, whose translation MAEPKDKTVLVVDDEPSHRVMIRAHLEDEGYEVIEAENGSAALAAVAEASPDLMVLDIRMPGISGIDVLREIRKQHHVLPVIMMTAFGTIESAVDALKAGALDYLQKPLDMEELLIKVDRALFFRNLEIENAQQKERLNQRFDFSNIIGESMAMREVFETMALVAPSDATVLILGESGTGKELVANAIHQNSPRNSRPFIKVNCAALPETLLESELFGHEKGAFTGAVSRKKGRFELADGGSMFLDEIGEMTPTTQVKLLRVLQEREFEPLGSARKISVDVRIMAATNKDLEKEVQEGGFRNDLYYRLNVVPIHLPPLRARPEDIQLLVDFFLGVYTRKNNRTIKGIEAEAAEMLQRYGWPGNIRELENTIERSVIMCRSDWITKECLPRSISRKTDEDGIIRRVGVSLKEAEKELIEKTLRFTGENRTRSAEILGITRKTLQNKIKEYDIT comes from the coding sequence ATGGCCGAACCGAAAGATAAGACCGTTCTGGTGGTGGATGATGAACCCTCACACCGGGTTATGATCCGCGCTCACCTCGAGGACGAGGGGTATGAAGTGATCGAGGCCGAGAACGGCAGTGCCGCACTGGCGGCCGTGGCCGAGGCGTCGCCGGATCTGATGGTGCTCGATATACGCATGCCCGGCATATCGGGGATCGATGTGTTAAGAGAGATAAGGAAACAGCACCATGTGTTACCGGTGATCATGATGACGGCCTTCGGGACCATCGAATCCGCGGTGGACGCTTTGAAGGCGGGAGCACTGGACTATCTGCAAAAGCCTCTGGACATGGAAGAGCTGCTCATCAAAGTGGACCGGGCGCTGTTTTTTCGAAATCTCGAGATTGAAAACGCCCAGCAGAAGGAGCGGCTGAACCAACGTTTCGATTTCTCTAACATCATCGGCGAGAGCATGGCCATGAGGGAGGTTTTCGAGACCATGGCCCTGGTGGCGCCTTCCGACGCCACTGTCCTCATTCTCGGCGAAAGCGGAACCGGCAAGGAATTGGTTGCCAATGCCATACATCAAAACAGCCCCCGGAACAGTCGTCCCTTCATCAAGGTCAACTGCGCGGCATTGCCCGAGACGCTGCTCGAGAGCGAATTGTTCGGTCACGAAAAGGGCGCTTTTACCGGGGCGGTATCACGAAAGAAGGGGCGATTCGAGCTGGCCGACGGCGGATCCATGTTTCTGGATGAAATCGGAGAGATGACGCCTACAACTCAGGTGAAGCTGCTCAGGGTTTTGCAGGAGAGGGAATTCGAGCCTTTGGGAAGTGCGCGCAAAATCTCGGTGGACGTCAGGATCATGGCCGCCACCAACAAGGATCTGGAAAAGGAAGTTCAGGAGGGCGGTTTCAGAAACGATCTGTACTACCGGCTCAACGTGGTCCCGATCCATCTTCCTCCGCTTCGTGCTCGGCCGGAGGACATTCAGCTTTTGGTCGACTTCTTCCTGGGAGTGTACACTCGAAAGAACAACAGAACGATCAAGGGCATAGAAGCGGAAGCCGCCGAGATGCTTCAGCGCTACGGCTGGCCGGGAAACATCCGGGAACTCGAGAATACCATCGAGCGGTCGGTAATCATGTGCCGTTCGGATTGGATTACAAAAGAGTGCCTTCCTCGAAGCATTTCTCGAAAGACGGACGAGGACGGCATTATCCGTCGGGTCGGGGTGAGCCTGAAAGAAGCCGAAAAAGAACTCATCGAGAAGACGCTGAGATTCACGGGAGAAAACCGGACGCGATCCGCCGAAATCCTGGGGATTACCCGCAAAACGCTTCAGAATAAGATCAAGGAATACGACATAACCTAG